One window from the genome of Elephas maximus indicus isolate mEleMax1 chromosome 8, mEleMax1 primary haplotype, whole genome shotgun sequence encodes:
- the RET gene encoding proto-oncogene tyrosine-protein kinase receptor Ret isoform X6, whose translation MAKATAGSSGLRLLLLLPLLGEATLGLYFSRDAYWEKLYVDQPAGTPLLYVHTLQDLPGEVPSFRLGQHLYGAYRSRLHENDWIRIQEDMGLLYLNQSLDQSTWEELSSRNGGFPLLTVHLQVFLSPASLREGECQWPGCARVYFSFINASFPTCRSLKPRDLCFPETGLSFRIRENRPPGTFHQFRLLPVQFLCPNISVAYRLLGGEHLPFHCSPDSMEVSTRWALDREQQEKYELVAACTVWAGSREEEVMVPFPVTVYDEDDSPPTFPGGLDTASAVVEFKRKEGTVVAALRVFDADVVPASGDLPRRYTSTLLPGDAWARQTFRVEHSPNETLAPGNGSFVRATLHEYRLVLNRSLSISESRSLHLTVLVNDSDFQGAGDGALLLHFNVSVLPISLRFPSTYSFVVNRRARRFAQDQCGWYQGLNSMVSPRRLGTRLHDWPVHQVGKVCVEHCLEFSGILVHYKLQPSGANCSTLGVVTSAEDTTGTLFVSDPEVLRQPECAELQYMVVAADRQTRRQAQVQLLVTVVGTYVAEAAGCPLSCAVSKRRPECEECGGLGSLTGRCEWRQGDGKGITRNFSTCSPSTRTCPDGHCDAVESRDLHICPQDCLRGGSIIGGHEPGERRGIKAGYGICNCFPEDKKCFCEPEDSQEALCDELCRTVIAAAVLFSFVVSVLLSSFCIHRYHKNAHKPPIASAEMTFRRPAQAFPVSYSSSATRRPSIDSMENQVSVDAFKIPEDPKWEFPRKNLVLGKTLGEGEFGKVVKATAFRLKGKAGYTTVAVKMLKENASPSELRDLLSEFNLLKQVNHPHVIKLHGACSQDGPLFLIVEYAKYGSLRGFLRESRKVGPSYVGSGGSRNSSYLDNPDERALTMGDLISFAWQISRGMQYLAEMKLVHRDLAARNVLVAEGRKMKISDFGLSRDVYEEDSYVKRSKGRIPVKWMAIESLFDHIYTTQSDVWSFGVLLWEIVTLGGNPYPGIPPERLFNLLKTGYRMERPDNCSEEMYSLMLQCWKQEPDKRPVFADISKDLEKMMVKSRDYLDLAASTPSDALLYDDSLSEEETPLVDCMSDPNWPEESPLPLTRFDGTNTVFPRYANDSVYANWMVSPSAAKLMDKFDS comes from the exons CCACGCTGGGCCTCTACTTCTCGAGAGATGCCTACTGGGAGAAGCTGTACGTGGACCAGCCAGCTGGCACACCACTGCTGTATGTCCACACGCTTCAAGACCTGCCTGGCGAGGTGCCCAGCTTCCGCCTGGGCCAGCACCTCTATGGTGCCTACCGCTCACGGCTCCACGAGAATGACTGGATCCGCATTCAGGAGGACATGGGCCTCCTCTACCTGAACCAGAGCCTGGACCAGAGCACCTGGGAGGAGCTCAGCTCCCGCA ATGGCGGGTTCCCACTGCTCACCGTCCACCTCCAGGTCTTCCTCTCGCCTGCATCCCTGCGCGAGGGTGAGTGCCAGTGGCCAGGCTGCGCCCGTGTGTACTTCTCCTTCATCAACGCCTCCTTCCCCACCTGTAGGTCCCTCAAACCCAGGGACCTCTGCTTCCCAGAGACAGGCCTGTCCTTCCGCATCCGGGAGAACAGGCCCCCGGGCACCTTTCACCAGTTCCGCCTGCTGCCTGTGCAGTTCCTCTGCCCCAACATCAGCGTGGCTTACCGGCTCCTGGGAG GTGAGCACCTGCCCTTCCACTGCAGCCCAGACAGCATGGAGGTGAGCACACGTTGGGCCCTGGACCGAGAGCAGCAAGAGAAGTACGAGCTGGTGGCTGCATGCACAGTGTGGGCTGGCTCCCGTGAGGAGGAGGTCATGGTGCCCTTTCCCGTGACTGTGTATGATGAGGACGACTCGCCACCCACCTTCCCTGGGGGCCTTGACACCGCCAGCGCTGTGGTGGAGTTCAAGCGGAAGGAG GGCACTGTGGTTGCCGCGCTGCGGGTCTTCGATGCAGATGTGGTCCCTGCATCCGGGGACCTCCCCAGGCGGTACACGAGCACGCTGCTCCCCGGGGACGCCTGGGCGCGCCAGACCTTCCGCGTGGAGCACTCTCCCAATGAGACCTTGGCCCCAGGCAACGGCAGCTTCGTGCGGGCCACTTTGCACGAATACA GGCTTGTGCTGAACCGCAGCCTCTCCATCTCAGAGAGTCGCAGCCTGCATCTGACCGTGCTGGTCAATGACTCAGATTTCCAGGGTGCCGGGGACGGTGCTCTCCTCCTCCACTTCAATGTCTCTGTGCTACCCATCAGCCTGCGTTTCCCCAGCACTTACTCTTTCGTGGTGAACAGGAGGGCCCGCCGCTTTGCCCAG GACCAGTGTGGGTGGTACCAGGGCCTGAACAGCATGGTCAGCCCAAGGAGGCTTGGTACCCGTCTGCATGATTGGCCTGTGCATCAG GTCGGGAAGGTCTGCGTGGAGCACTGCCTGGAGTTCAGCGGCATCCTCGTCCATTATAAACTACAGCCTTCTGGGGCCAACTGCAGCACTCTGGGGGTGGTCACCTCAGCAGAGGACACCACTGGGACCCTGTTTGTGAGTGACCCGGAGGTTCTGCGGCAGCCCGAATGTGCTGAGCTCCAGTACATGGTGGTGGCCGCTGACCGGCAGACGCGCAGGCAGGCCCAGGTCCAGCTGCTCGTCACGGTGGTGGGAACCT ATGTGGCCGAGGCAGCTGGCTGCCCCCTGTCCTGTGCGGTCAGCAAGCGGCGCCCCGAGTGCGAGGAGTGTGGTGGCCTGGGCTCCTTGACCGGCAGGTGTGAGTGGAGACAGGGCGATGGCAAAG GGATCACCAGGAACTTCTCAACCTGCTCCCCCAGCACCAGGACGTGCCCTGATGGCCACTGTGACGCTGTGGAAAGTAGAGACTTACACATTTGTCCCCAGGACTGCCTCC GGGGAGGCAGCATCATTGGTGGCCACGAGCCAGGGGAGCGGCGGGGAATTAAAGCTGGCTATGGCATCTGTAACTGCTTCCCTGAGGACAAGAAGTGCTTCTGTGAGCCAGAAGACAGCCAGG AGGCACTGTGTGACGAGCTCTGCCGCACAGTCATCGCGGCAGCTGTCCTCTTCTCCTTCGTCGTCTCTGTGCTTCTGTCCTCCTTCTGCATCCATCGCTACCATAAGAACGCCCATAAACCACCCATCGCCTCAGCTGAGATGACTTTCCGCCGACCTGCCCAAGCCTTCCCAGTCAGCTACTCCTCGTCTGCCACCCGCCGACCCTCGATAGACTCCATGGAGAACCAGGTCTCGGTGGATGCCTTCAAGATCCCG GAGGACCCAAAGTGGGAATTTCCTCGGAAGAACTTGGTTCTCGGAAAAACTCTGGGAGAAGGTGAATTTGGAAAAGTGGTCAAGGCAACAGCCTTCCGACTCAAAGGCAAAGCAGGCTACACAACCGTGGCTGTGAAGATGCTGAAAG AGAATGCCTCCCCAAGTGAGCTGCGGGACCTGCTGTCAGAGTTCAACCTCCTGAAGCAGGTCAACCACCCCCACGTCATCAAGCTGCATGGGGCCTGCAGCCAGGATG GGCCGCTCTTCCTCATCGTGGAGTATGCCAAATATGGCTCTTTGCGGGGCTTCCTCCGGGAGAGTCGCAAGGTGGGGCCCAGTTACGTGGGCAGCGGTGGCAGCCGCAActccagctacctggacaacccaGATGAAAGGGCCCTGACCATGGGTGATCTCATCTCCTTTGCCTGGCAGATCTCCCGGGGGATGCAGTACCTGGCTGAGATGAAG CTTGTCCATCGTGATCTGGCAGCCAGAAATGTTCTGGTAGCCGAAGGGAGGAAGATGAAGATTTCAGACTTCGGCCTGTCCCGAGATGTTTATGAAGAGGATTCCTACGTCAAGAGGAGCAAG GGTCGGATCCCCGTCAAATGGATGGCAATTGAGTCCCTTTTTGATCATATCTACACCACCCAAAGTGACGT GTGGTCCTTTGGTGTCCTACTATGGGAAATTGTGACCCTGGGGGGGAACCCCTACCCAGGGATCCCCCCAGAGCGGCTCTTTAACCTTCTGAAGACAGGCTACCGGATGGAGAGGCCCGACAACTGCAGCGAGGAGAT GTATAGTCTGAtgttgcagtgctggaagcaggaaccagacaagaggCCGGTGTTTGCCGACataagcaaagacctggagaagaTGATGGTTAAGAGCAGA GACTACTTGGATCTTGCTGCATCCACCCCATCTGATGCACTGCTCTATGACGACAGCCTCTCGGAAGAGGAGACGCCCCTCGTGGACT